In Dama dama isolate Ldn47 chromosome 9, ASM3311817v1, whole genome shotgun sequence, the following proteins share a genomic window:
- the LOC133062490 gene encoding protocadherin gamma-A8-like: MAAPKNYGGLGELVLLCALLGALGKIGRGQIHYSVPEETDKGSFVGNISKDLGLESQELSKHGVRIVSRGRTQLFALNPRSGSLVTAGRIDREELCAQSARCFVNINILVEDEGKLWGIEIEITDINDNNPKFQVENLEVKINEIALPGTRYPLPEAVDPDVGLNSLQSYQLSPSNHFSLDVRTGDDDGALSPELVLERALDREEEAAHYLVLIATDGGEPRRSSTVHIRVTVLDTNDNAPVFAQPIYRVKVPENVPPGTRLLTVSASDPDEGTNGEVAYKFWKISEKQSPLFQLNENTGEISTAKSLDYEECAFYDMEIQAEDVGALLGRTKVLISVEDVNDNRPEVTITSLFSPVLENTLPGTVIAFLNVHDRDSGKNGQVVCYTRDNLPFQLEKSIDSYYSLVTWKYLDREKISMYNITVAASDLGTPPLSTEIHIALQVADINDNPPIFPHTSYSAYIPENNPRGASIFSVTAHDPDSGSNAQITYSLTKGSIMAAPLSSYVSINSDTGVLYALHSFDYEQIQDLQLLVTASDNGDPQLSSNVSLSLFILDQNDNAPKILYPMLPTDGSTGVELAPRSAEPGYLVTKVVAVDRDSGQNAWLSYRLLKASEPGLFAVGLHTGEVRTTRALLDRDALKQSLVVVVQDHGQPPLSATVTFTVAVADTIPDVLADLGSIRTLTNSDDSDLTLYLVVAVAVVSCIFLAFVIMLLALRLWRWHKSRLLQASSGRLAGLPASGFVGIEGVQTFLQTYSHEVSLTSDSRRSHMIFPQPNYADMLISQDSYEKNDALLTSIDFHECRDEAASVQVSLVHCLCLFLRGIIFFINLICVLKHAL, encoded by the coding sequence ATGGCCGCTCCAAAGAATTACGGAGGACTCGGCGAGCTGGTACTGCTGTGCGCGCTGCTGGGTGCGCTGGGAAAGATCGGGAGAGGACAGATCCACTACTCTGTGCCTGAAGAGACCGACAAAGGATCCTTCGTGGGTAACATCTCCAAGGACCTGGGGCTGGAGTCGCAAGAGCTTTCGAAGCATGGAGTCCGCATCGTCTCCAGAGGTAGGACGCAGCTCTTTGCTCTAAATCCGCGAAGCGGCAGCTTGGTCACCGCGGGCAGGATAGACCGGGAGGAGCTCTGCGCTCAGAGCGCGCgatgttttgtaaatattaacATCCTAGTTGAGGATGAAGGGAAACTTTGGGGAATAGAAATCGAAATCACTGACATCAACGATAATAACCCAAAATTTCAGGTCGAAAATCTGGAAGTAAAAATTAACGAAATCGCTCTGCCCGGAACACGTTATCCACTGCCAGAGGCTGTGGACCCGGATGTGGGCTTGAATTCCCTGCAGAGCTACCAGCTCAGCCCCAGTAACCACTTCTCCCTGGACGTGCGAACTGGAGACGACGACGGAGCTCTAAGCCCAGAGCTGGTGCTGGAGCGCGCCCTGGACCGCGAGGAGGAGGCTGCTCACTACCTGGTCCTCATCGCCACGGACGGAGGCGAACCGCGTCGCTCCAGCACAGTGCACATCCGAGTGACAGTGTTGGATACAAACGACAATGCCCCGGTTTTTGCTCAACCGATTTACCGAGTGAAAGTCCCAGAGAATGTGCCCCCGGGGACTCGGCTGCTTACCGTAAGCGCTAGCGACCCGGATGAAGGAACCAACGGGGAAGTGGCTTACAAATTCTGGAAAATTAGTGAAAAACAATCTCCGTTATTCCAGCTGAATGAAAATACTGGCGAAATATCAACAGCGAAGAGTTTAGATTATGAAGAATGTGCGTTTTATGACATGGAAATACAAGCTGAAGATGTGGGGGCACTTCTGGGGCGGACCAAAGTACTCATTTCAGTGGAAGATGTCAATGACAACAGGCCCGAAGTGACCATTACATCTTTGTTTAGCCCAGTCCTGGAAAATACTCTTCCTGGGACAGTAATTGCCTTCTTGAATGTGCATGACCGAGACTCTGGAAAGAATGGTCAAGTTGTCTGTTATACACGTGACAATTTACCTTTTCAATTAGAAAAATCAATTGATAGTTATTATAGCTTGGTAACTTGGAAATATTTGGACCGAGAAAagatctctatgtataatatcacaGTGGCAGCCTCAGATCTAGGAACCCCACCTCTATCTACTGAAATTCATATTGCCCTGCAAGTGGCAGACATCAATGACAATCCACCCATTTTCCCTCATACCTCCTACTCAGCCTATATCCCAGAGAACAACCCCAGAGGTGCCTCCATCTTCTCTGTGACTGCTCATGACCCTGACAGTGGCAGCAATGCCCAGATCACTTACTCTCTGACCAAAGGCAGCATCATGGCAGCGCCTCTCTCCTCTTATGTCTCCATCAACTCTGACACTGGTGTCCTATATGCTCTGCACTCCTTTGACTATGAGCAGATCCAAGACTTGCAGCTACTGGTGACAGCCAGTGACAATGGGGACCCTCAACTCAGCAGCAATGTGTCCCTGAGCCTGTTCATACTGGACCAGAATGACAATGCACCAAAGATTCTGTACCCCATGCTTCCCACTGATGGCTCCACGGGTGTGGAACTGGCACCTCGCTCTGCAGAGCCAGGATACCTTGTTACCAAGGTGGTGGCAGTGGACAGAGACTCAGGCCAGAACGCCTGGCTGTCCTACCGCCTTCTCAAGGCAAGTGAGCCAGGGCTCTTTGCGGTGGGGCTGCACACGGGTGAGGTGCGCACAACGCGGGCCCTGCTGGACAGAGACGCGCTCAAGCAGAGCCTGGTGGTGGTGGTCCAGGACCACGGGCAGCCCCCTCTCTCAGCCACTGTCACATTCACCGTGGCCGTGGCAGATACCATCCCAGATGTCCTTGCCGACCTGGGTAGCATCAGGACCCTAACCAACTCTGATGATTCAGACCTCACACTGTACCTGGTGGTGGCAGTGGCTGTCGTTTCCTGCATCTTCCTTGCCTTTGTCATCATGCTGCTGGCACTCAGACTATGGCGGTGGCACAAATCGAGACTTCTCCAGGCTTCCAGTGGTCGGTTAGCAGGCCTGCCAGCCTCAGGATTTGTGGGCATTGAAGGAGTACAGACTTTCCTGCAGACCTATTCCCATGAAGTCTCCCTTACCTCTGACTCTCGGAGGAGTCACATGATCTTCCCCCAGCCCAACTATGCTGACATGCTTATTAGCCAAGACAGCTATGAGAAAAATGACGCCTTGTTAACATCCATAGATTTTCATGAATGTAGGGATGAAGCTGCTTCTGTTCAGGTGAGTTTGGTTCAttgtttatgtttatttcttagaggaattatattttttataaatttaatttgtgttttgaaaCATGCATTGTAA
- the LOC133062488 gene encoding protocadherin gamma-B3 isoform X24, translating into MGNRLGPKLQAGRRRMLFLFLLSLFRPALSEQIRYTIPEELARGSLVGNLAKDLGLGLRDLPTRNLRVSAEKKFFTVSTDNGDLLVSDRIDREQVCGRKSVCVLEFEMVAEKPLNFFHITVEIQDVNDNPPTFSQNVTELEISELTPTGATFALESAQDSDVGVNSLQQYYLSPDPHFSLIQKENPDGSRYPELVLKAPLDREEQSCHYLVLMAVDGGEPTRSCTTQIRVVVADANDNPPVFTQDVYRVNISENLPLGSSVLRVMATDLDEGINAEIAYTFINVDKAVRQLFKLDSKTGELTTLGRLDFEERESYTIGVEAKDGGHHTAHCKIQIDILDENDNVPEITLDSESKYIKEDTELGTVVALIKTHDLDSGFNGEVLCQIKGNFPFKIVQDTKNTYKLVTERVLDREKTPEYNVTITATDKGKPPLSSKRSVSLKVSDVNDNAPVFHQASYVVHVPENNPPGASIAQVNASDPDLGPNSQVSYSIVASDLEPRALLSYVSVNPQSGVVFAQRAFDHEQLRAFELTLQARDHGSPALSSNVSLRVLVGDRNDNAPRVLYPALGPDGSALFDTVPRAAQPGYLVTKVVAVDADSGHNAWLSYHVLQASEPGLFSVGLRTGEVRTARALGDRDAARQRLLVAVRDGGQPPLSATATLLLVFADSLQEALPDLSDRPPPPDPQAELQFYLVVALALISVLFLLAVILAVVLSLRRSSNPATWSCFQTSFCSKTGPGVLPNYGEGTLPYSYNLCAATHSSKTEFKFLNIKPENAPPQDLLCNEAICLESTSNDNPQVTSNSVNLQQNGAVLS; encoded by the exons ATGGGAAACCGCTTGGGACCGAAGCTCCAGGCTGGGCGGAGGCGAATGCTGTTTCTCTTCCTACTGTCTTTGTTCCGCCCGGCGCTTTCAGAGCAAATCCGCTACACTATTCCAGAGGAGCTGGCCAGGGGCTCGCTGGTGGGGAACCTCGCCAAGGATCTAGGGCTTGGCCTGCGAGATTTGCCTACTCGGAACCTGCGGGTTAGTGCAGAGAAGAAATTCTTCACAGTGAGCACCGATAACGGAGACTTACTTGTGAGCGACCGTATAGACCGAGAGCAGGTTTGTGGCAGGAAGTCAGTGTGTGTTCTGGAATTTGAAATGGTCGCTGAAAAGCCTTTGAACTTTTTTCATATAACCGTGGAGATTCAGGATGTCAACGACAACCCACCGACCTTTAGCCAAAATGTCACTGAGCTGGAAATCAGTGAACTGACCCCAACTGGAGCCACCTTTGCCCTGGAATCTGCACAAGATTCAGATGTAGGTGTCAATTCCTTGCAGCAGTACTACCTCAGCCCTGACCCCCATTTCTCTTTGATCCAGAAGGAGAACCCAGACGGCAGTAGATACCCGGAACTGGTATTGAAGgctcccctggacagagaagagCAATCCTGCCACTACCTGGTCCTCATGGCTGTGGATGGGGGTGAGCCAACCAGAAGCTGCACTACCCAGATCAGGGTAGTTGTGGCGGACGCAAATGATAACCCGCCAGTGTTCACCCAGGACGTGTACAGGGTCAATATTTCAGAGAACTTACCCCTGGGTTCCTCTGTGCTAAGAGTGATGGCCACTGACTTGGATGAGGGCATCAATGCCGAGATTGCCTACACTTTTATTAACGTTGACAAGGCAGTAAGACAACTGTTCAAGCTGGACAGTAAAACAGGGGAACTCACCACCCTTGGAAGACTGGACtttgaagagagagagagctacACAATTGGGGTAGAAGCAAAGGATGGTGGACATCACACTGCCCACTGCAAAATACAAATAGATATTTTGGATGAAAATGACAATGTTCCTGAGATAACCCTGGATTCTGaatctaaatatataaaagaagacACTGAGCTTGGGACTGTTGTTGCTTTGATCAAAACACATGATCTAGATTCTGGATTTAATGGGGAAGTCTTATgccaaataaaaggaaatttcccATTTAAAATAGTTCAAGATACAAAAAACACGTACAAGCTGGTGACCGAAAGAGTCTTAGATCGAGAGAAGACTCCAGAATACAATGTCACTATCACAGCTACGGACAAAGGCAAGCCGCCCCTTTCCTCTAAAAGAAGTGTCAGCTTGAAAGTCTCCGACGTCAATGACAACGCTCCGGTTTTCCACCAGGCCTCCTACGTGGTCCACGTGCCAGAAAACAACCCACCCGGCGCCTCCATCGCCCAAGTTAACGCTTCGGATCCCGATTTGGGGCCCAATAGCCAGGTCTCCTACTCCATCGTGGCCAGCGACCTGGAGCCGCGCGCGCTGTTGTCCTACGTGTCCGTGAACCCGCAGAGCGGCGTGGTGTTCGCGCAGCGCGCCTTCGACCACGAGCAGCTGCGCGCCTTCGAGCTGACGCTGCAGGCCCGCGACCACGGCTCGCCCGCGCTCAGCTCCAACGTGAGCCTGCGCGTGCTGGTGGGCGACCGCAACGACAACGCGCCCAGGGTGCTGTACCCGGCGCTGGGACCCGACGGCTCGGCGCTCTTCGACACGGTGCCCCGCGCCGCGCAGCCCGGCTACCTGGTCACCAAGGTGGTGGCGGTGGACGCAGACTCTGGACACAACGCCTGGCTGTCCTACCACGTGCTGCAGGCCAGCGAGCCCGGACTGTTCAGCGTGGGGCTGCGCACGGGCGAGGTGCGCACGGCGAGGGCCTTGGGCGACAGGGACGCGGCCCGCCAGCGCCTGCTGGTCGCTGTGCGCGATGGGGGACAGCCGCCCCTCTCGGCCACCGCCACGCTGCTCCTGGTTTTCGCCGACAGCCTGCAGGAGGCGCTGCCGGACCTCAGTGACCGCCCGCCACCccctgacccccaggctgagCTGCAGTTTTACCTGGTGGTGGCCTTGGCCTTGATCTCGGTGCTCTTCCTCCTGGCAGTGATTCTGGCGGTCGTCCTAAGTTTGCGACGCTCCTCCAACCCTGCCACCTGGAGTTGCTTTCAAACTAGTTTTTGCTCCAAAACTGGACCTGGAGTCCTCCCCAACTACGGGGAAGGGACTTTACCTTATTCCTACAATCTGTGTGCGGCCACACATTCCTCAAAGACTGAGTTTAAATTTCTCAATATAAAGCCTGAAAATGCTCCACCACAAGACCTTCTATGTAATGAAGCCATTTGTCTTGAAAGTACCAGTAATGACAATCCCCAAGTGACTTCTAATTCAGTCAATTTGCAACAG AACGGTGCAGTATTAAGTTAG